A part of Anolis sagrei isolate rAnoSag1 chromosome 3, rAnoSag1.mat, whole genome shotgun sequence genomic DNA contains:
- the LOC132771270 gene encoding pulmonary surfactant-associated protein D-like, with the protein MLLLVTLCALVLCVLPETTVVPQQVVQTCDPKACSLVVCGPAERGLPGRDGRDGLQGPKGEKGEQGLQGPKGILGPPGKMGPAGPAGMTGAKGDVGNMGLQGATGPQGLEGRRGPPGSKGDKGYTGERGTKGDSGLSEVNLLKNRVIALEGQLNALQASFSKYQKVAAYPVGQIVGNKVFATSGYEGNFHDLKWTCQQAGGQLASPRNAAENTAIQQITILYKMKAFLGITDIQTEGTFKYLNSETIVYSNWITGEPSNYRNNEDCVEIRLDGKWNDIPCTDKTLMICEF; encoded by the exons ATGCTGTTGCTTGTAACGCTTTGTGCTTTAGTCCTCTGCGTATTGCCAGAAACAACCGTGGTACCACAGCAAGTTGTTCAAACCTGTGACCCAAAAGCCTGTTCACTAGTTGTGTGTGGACCAGCTGAGAGAGGGTTACcaggaagagatggaagagatgGACTGCAAGGaccaaaaggagaaaagggagaacaaG GACTGCAAGGACCAAAAGGGATACTCGGTCCTCCAGGAAAAATGGGCCCAGCTGGACCAGCAGGAATGACAGGAGCAAAAGGAGATGTTGGAAACATGG GGTTACAAGGAGCAACAGGGCCACAAGGACTGGAGGGGAGGAGAGGCCCTCCTGGATCAAAAGGAGATAAAGGTTACACAGGAGAAAGGGGGACAAAGGGTGACAGTGGTCTCTCAG AGGTCAATCTATTGAAAAACCGAGTGATTGCCCTTGAGGGACAGCTAAACGCGCTGCAAGCCAGTTTCTCCAAGTATCAAAAAG TTGCAGCATACCCAGTTGGCCAAATTGTTGGCAATAAAGTCTTTGCAACCAGTGGCTATGAAGGCAACTTTCATGATCTGAAGTGGACGTGTCAGCAAGCAGGCGGCCAGCTGGCTTCCCCAAGAAATGCTGCTGAAAATACAGCAATCCAACAGATTACTATTCTATAtaaaatgaaagcatttcttgggATAACCGACATTCAAACAGAGGGGACATTTAAATACTTGAACAGTGAGACCATTGTTTACTCCAACTGGATTACAGGAGAACCCAGTAATTATAGAAATAACGAGGATTGTGTTGAAATTCGTTTGGATGGCAAATGGAATGACATACCTTGTACGGATAAGACCCTAATGATCTGTGAATTTTAG
- the LOC132771263 gene encoding pulmonary surfactant-associated protein D-like: MKFRCGFIYLLLGVASSQTARQDNCRCEQKANACPFIPGMAGLPGPTGQKGDQGLQGPPGKAGPAGIKGDQGPVGERGPKGDHGAEEIRGLQHEVNILKEQLEDLRNAVLRNQNAHLFPNGKSVLRKLFKTDGSQGSFESSKATCLQAGGQLASPKTLAENSAIQQIVARHNKAAYLGMNDLQSEGTYKHLNGDEVIYTNWATEEPNNAGGKEDCIEIYLDGKWNDRSCTERRLIVCEF; encoded by the exons atgaaattccgttgtggttttatatatctTCTCCTTGGAGTGGCATCGTCACAAACTGCAAGGCAAGATAATTGCAGATGTGAACAGAAAGCAAATGCATGTCCTTTCATTCCGGGAATGGCTGGGTTACCAGGCCCAACAGGACAGAAAGGTGATCAAG GACTCCAAGGACCGCCGGGCAAAGCTGGACCTGCAGGCATTAAAGGAGACCAGGGACCAGTCGGTGAAAGAGGACCTAAGGGAGACCATGGAGCAGAAG AAATTCGGGGCCTTCAACATGAAGTAAACATTTTGAAGGAACAACTGGAAGatttgagaaatgctgtccttAGAAATCAAAATG CTCACTTATTCCCAAATGGAAAAAGTGTTCTCAGAAAGCTCTTCAAAACCGATGGCTCCCAAGGCAGCTTTGAGTCTTCCAAAGCGACTTGTTTGCAGGCTGGAGGTCAGTTGGCCTCCCCAAAGACACTTGCTGAGAACTCGGCCATCCAACAAATAGTAGCTCGGCATAACAAGGCAGCATACCTGGGAATGAATGACTTGCAGTCAGAAGGAACATATAAACATTTGAACGGTGATGAGGtaatatacacaaactgggcaaCCGAAGAACCAAACAACGCCGGAGGAAAAGAGGACTGTATTGAAATTTACCTGGATGGCAAGTGGAATGACAGGTCCTGCACTGAAAGACGGCTAATTGTCTGTGAATTTTAA